A single region of the Raphanus sativus cultivar WK10039 chromosome 1, ASM80110v3, whole genome shotgun sequence genome encodes:
- the LOC108812240 gene encoding uncharacterized protein LOC108812240, which produces MSSVAKAVAVEDGEWRRRRLWPKQGSVFPKERKLVKTMILEAFLPSRLSFDSKQTVEPPRIKRVQSTLR; this is translated from the coding sequence ATGAGCTCAGTAGCAAAAGCGGTGGCGGTAGAGGATGGAGAGTGGCGGCGACGACGCTTGTGGCCGAAACAAGGGAGTGTGTTCCCAAAAGAGAGGAAGTTGGTGAAGACAATGATCCTGGAGGCTTTTCTTCCATCTCGACTTTCTTTCGACTCCAAGCAGACAGTAGAGCCGCCGCGTATCAAGCGCGTGCAGTCTACTCTCCGGTAG